From the Deltaproteobacteria bacterium genome, one window contains:
- a CDS encoding methionine synthase, translating to MQDIRSLLTSNELIVFDGGLGTMLQGRGMRPGESPELFGARAPEAVVAVHEEYVRAGAMVVTTNTFGGSGFKLPEGTDVAGLNREMARAARVAAKDRALVAGSVGPTGRMIEPLGSMLFDEAVAAFEEQIRGLAAGGVDLILAETQYDLAEARAVLVAARRACDLPVGVSMTFEQGASLTGTPPETFADTVANMGVDLVAVNCSSGPEDMLAVVRAMVGRTEIPILAQPNAGLPVLENGETVFRMGPNSFAKRMLPFVEAGAKALGGCCGTTPEHIRALAKVLAGSTWRRPRTDLAPGIVLTSRFTSVACRIGRPMRIIGERINPTGKKALTAELQEGKLRAALDLAREQEETGAHILDVNVGAPMVDEKDCLPRLVKALVSRVRTPLCLDSSDAEAVALGLSAYPGSALVNSISGEKGRMERLGPLCRDMGAPFILLPLRGGKLPVTAAERLTIVEELLAEAEALGIPRRLIMVDALALTVSSKAEAALACLEVIRHCRKRWGLPTVLGLSNISFGLPARELVNSAFLALAMEAGLAACIANPNSSRLMETAAAVEVLLNRDPQATTFIGGYADWRPTGGGARIVSKREGASMEGFTPLQAMVVRGEKDSLTAAISERIETGDSPLAIVNDELIPAITAVGGMYERREYFLPQLLLSAEAMQAGFERLRPLLERDGRPRGRVVVMATVEGDIHDIGKNIVCLMLRNHGFRILDLGKDVSARVIVDTAEREGAAIIGLSALMTSTMVRMEETVALIRERGLKCRVMIGGAVVTEAYARRIGADGYARDAVEAVRVAKRLSES from the coding sequence TTGCAGGATATTCGATCGCTTCTGACATCCAACGAGCTCATCGTTTTCGACGGAGGTCTTGGGACCATGCTCCAGGGCCGGGGCATGAGGCCGGGGGAGTCGCCCGAGCTTTTCGGGGCCCGCGCTCCCGAGGCCGTGGTCGCTGTGCACGAGGAATACGTCCGTGCTGGGGCCATGGTCGTGACCACCAATACCTTCGGCGGGAGCGGGTTCAAACTGCCCGAGGGCACGGACGTGGCCGGATTGAACCGCGAAATGGCCAGAGCGGCCCGGGTTGCCGCCAAAGACAGGGCCCTGGTGGCCGGCAGCGTCGGTCCGACCGGAAGGATGATCGAACCCCTGGGCTCGATGCTTTTCGATGAGGCCGTCGCGGCCTTTGAGGAGCAAATTCGCGGTCTGGCCGCAGGCGGGGTCGACCTGATCCTGGCCGAGACCCAGTACGATCTGGCCGAGGCCCGGGCCGTGCTTGTGGCCGCCCGACGTGCCTGCGATCTTCCTGTCGGGGTGTCCATGACCTTTGAACAGGGAGCCAGCCTGACCGGAACGCCGCCCGAGACCTTCGCCGATACTGTGGCCAACATGGGTGTCGACCTTGTGGCCGTCAATTGCAGTTCCGGTCCGGAGGATATGCTGGCTGTGGTTCGGGCCATGGTCGGAAGAACCGAAATTCCCATCCTGGCCCAGCCCAATGCGGGACTTCCCGTTTTGGAGAACGGGGAAACCGTCTTTCGCATGGGGCCGAATTCCTTTGCCAAGCGGATGCTTCCTTTTGTAGAGGCCGGGGCCAAGGCCCTCGGAGGGTGCTGCGGAACGACCCCCGAACACATCCGGGCCCTGGCGAAGGTTTTGGCCGGTTCGACTTGGCGACGCCCTCGGACGGATCTGGCCCCAGGCATCGTTTTGACCTCCCGGTTCACCTCCGTGGCCTGCCGGATCGGCCGACCCATGCGGATCATCGGGGAGCGGATCAACCCCACGGGCAAAAAGGCCCTGACAGCCGAACTCCAAGAGGGAAAGTTGCGGGCGGCTCTGGACCTGGCCAGGGAGCAGGAGGAGACAGGGGCCCACATCCTCGATGTGAACGTCGGAGCTCCGATGGTTGACGAAAAGGATTGCCTGCCCAGGCTGGTCAAGGCCCTGGTCTCGAGGGTTCGAACTCCGCTGTGCCTGGATTCGAGCGATGCCGAGGCCGTCGCCTTGGGTCTGTCAGCCTATCCCGGATCGGCCCTGGTCAACTCCATAAGCGGGGAAAAAGGCCGCATGGAGCGACTGGGCCCCCTGTGCCGGGATATGGGAGCGCCTTTTATCCTCCTGCCCCTTCGTGGCGGGAAACTGCCGGTGACGGCTGCAGAACGGCTGACAATCGTCGAGGAACTCCTGGCCGAAGCCGAGGCCCTGGGCATTCCCAGGCGGCTGATCATGGTCGACGCATTGGCCCTGACCGTGTCGTCCAAGGCCGAGGCGGCCCTGGCCTGTCTGGAGGTCATCCGTCACTGCCGAAAGCGATGGGGTCTGCCCACGGTTCTGGGCCTGTCAAATATCTCCTTCGGCCTTCCAGCTCGTGAACTGGTCAACTCGGCCTTCTTGGCTCTGGCCATGGAGGCCGGGCTGGCCGCGTGCATCGCCAACCCCAATTCCTCCCGGCTCATGGAGACGGCTGCGGCCGTGGAAGTTCTTCTGAACCGCGACCCTCAGGCGACAACCTTCATTGGCGGGTACGCCGATTGGCGGCCGACCGGAGGCGGGGCTCGGATCGTGTCCAAGCGGGAAGGGGCATCCATGGAAGGGTTCACTCCCTTGCAGGCCATGGTCGTCCGGGGAGAGAAGGATTCTCTGACGGCTGCGATTTCCGAGCGGATCGAAACCGGAGATAGTCCTTTGGCCATCGTCAACGATGAGCTTATTCCGGCTATCACTGCCGTGGGTGGGATGTACGAGAGGCGGGAGTATTTTCTGCCCCAACTGCTTCTTTCGGCCGAGGCCATGCAGGCGGGATTTGAGCGTTTACGGCCTTTGCTGGAGCGGGACGGACGGCCCCGGGGCCGAGTCGTGGTCATGGCCACCGTGGAGGGCGACATCCACGACATCGGCAAGAACATCGTCTGTCTCATGCTCCGCAACCATGGATTCCGGATACTGGATTTGGGCAAGGACGTCTCGGCCCGGGTGATCGTCGATACTGCCGAGCGTGAGGGGGCCGCGATCATCGGCCTTTCGGCGCTGATGACCTCGACAATGGTCCGCATGGAGGAAACCGTGGCCTTGATCCGCGAACGGGGTCTGAAATGTCGGGTCATGATCGGAGGAGCGGTGGTCACTGAAGCCTACGCCAGGCGGATCGGCGCTGACGGCTACGCCCGGGACGCGGTAGAGGCCGTTCGGGTGGCCAAACGTTTGAGTGAGTCCTGA
- a CDS encoding sigma-70 family RNA polymerase sigma factor, producing the protein MSDQKNTPTQAPLPLPGKPPGKGLPAPPGLLALPGPDPSAHRPAPLDPLQQYLREIRRFPPLDPEEELRLARQFRDQDDREAAFRLVSSHLRLVVKIAMDFQRRWMKNVLDLIQEGNVGLLRAVQKFDPDRGIKFSYYASFWIKAYIIKFIMDNWRMVKLGTTQAQRKLFFNLGKEKHRLESQGFAPDAASISESLYVSEDDVIQMGQRMANNDMSLDSALSDDTSLTPLDVIPALTPAVEDTLAAEQMSTLLLDGVESFRPKLNEKELDILDQRLLAEEPVTLREIGEKYGITRERVRQIEARLLEKLKHHLSSKIDDFSDEWISDE; encoded by the coding sequence ATGTCCGATCAAAAGAACACACCGACCCAAGCACCTCTGCCCCTGCCCGGAAAACCGCCCGGCAAGGGGCTCCCCGCCCCGCCCGGCCTCTTGGCCCTGCCCGGTCCCGATCCTTCGGCCCACAGGCCGGCGCCTCTGGACCCTCTCCAGCAATATTTGCGGGAGATCAGGCGCTTCCCCCCTCTGGACCCCGAAGAGGAATTGCGCCTAGCCAGGCAATTCAGGGACCAGGACGATCGGGAAGCGGCCTTTCGCCTCGTGTCCTCCCACCTCAGGCTGGTCGTCAAAATCGCCATGGACTTTCAGCGCCGATGGATGAAGAATGTTTTGGACCTCATCCAGGAAGGCAACGTCGGACTGCTCCGGGCCGTACAGAAGTTCGATCCGGACCGGGGGATCAAGTTCTCATACTACGCATCCTTCTGGATCAAGGCTTACATCATCAAGTTCATCATGGATAACTGGCGGATGGTCAAACTCGGGACCACTCAGGCCCAGCGCAAGCTGTTCTTCAACCTCGGCAAGGAAAAGCATCGCCTCGAGTCCCAGGGATTTGCCCCCGACGCCGCATCCATCTCCGAGAGCCTGTACGTCTCAGAGGACGACGTCATCCAGATGGGCCAACGCATGGCCAACAACGATATGTCCCTGGACTCGGCCTTGAGCGACGACACCTCCTTGACGCCCCTGGACGTCATTCCGGCCCTGACCCCGGCGGTGGAGGACACCCTCGCCGCAGAACAGATGTCAACCCTGCTGCTCGACGGGGTGGAATCATTCCGGCCTAAATTGAACGAGAAGGAACTGGACATCCTCGACCAGCGCCTCCTGGCCGAAGAACCGGTCACCCTCCGGGAAATCGGAGAGAAATACGGCATAACCAGGGAGCGGGTCAGACAGATCGAGGCCCGGCTCCTGGAAAAACTCAAGCACCATCTTTCATCCAAAATCGACGACTTCTCAGACGAATGGATCAGCGATGAATGA
- a CDS encoding HD domain-containing protein, giving the protein MNELLDRLKKEARVLSKAQTTALTAQFAPEIRYSRELFSNHPLVLRCREDVCPFLNDKYGHGVRHARKVAIDAGALIMVETQGWDLKIARRLALLAQLAALCHDICRFEPDHALRGASLTRRILSGYPLNLGELEAIVFAIENHEAFQPMTETRDETCSLLAGALYDADKFRWGPDNFSTTLWEICDYEEWSLAQILERMPKGLRFIESVAETFRTRTGRIYGPEYIEIGLNIGRRLYARLLELNRQTAGSPA; this is encoded by the coding sequence ATGAATGAACTCCTCGACCGACTGAAAAAAGAGGCCAGGGTTTTAAGCAAGGCCCAGACCACGGCCCTCACCGCTCAGTTCGCCCCGGAGATCAGGTACTCCCGGGAACTGTTCTCAAACCATCCTTTGGTCCTCCGCTGCCGGGAGGACGTCTGCCCCTTCCTGAATGACAAGTACGGGCACGGCGTTCGCCACGCCAGAAAAGTGGCCATCGACGCCGGGGCCCTGATTATGGTCGAAACCCAGGGTTGGGATCTAAAGATCGCCAGACGTCTGGCCCTCCTGGCCCAACTGGCCGCCCTCTGCCACGACATCTGCCGGTTCGAGCCCGACCATGCACTGCGCGGGGCCTCGTTGACCCGACGGATACTATCCGGCTACCCTCTGAACTTGGGCGAACTTGAGGCCATCGTCTTCGCCATCGAAAATCACGAGGCCTTCCAGCCCATGACCGAAACCCGTGACGAGACATGCTCGCTGCTCGCAGGGGCTCTCTACGACGCTGACAAGTTCCGCTGGGGTCCCGACAATTTCTCCACCACACTGTGGGAAATTTGCGACTACGAGGAGTGGTCCCTGGCCCAGATCCTCGAGCGGATGCCCAAGGGTCTCCGGTTCATCGAGTCCGTGGCCGAAACCTTCCGAACCCGAACCGGACGGATCTACGGGCCCGAATACATCGAAATCGGTCTGAACATCGGTCGCCGCCTGTACGCCAGGCTTCTCGAACTGAACCGCCAAACCGCCGGATCACCGGCCTGA
- a CDS encoding tetratricopeptide repeat protein, with translation MKHPFLSIAFVVGTTSTLTLLIVFVLLGGPMGCAARQRTPSPATAVDWDLSPRAEQTFQYLKFLDRQKARDYIQATSALERALAIAPSPGLYKELANLHWRARNIDAARDILKKAMGIYPHDRDFYLLLAQSYIVVGRLDDAVTTLEDCLRIAPGDVAVVLELAAVQIEIRRFAQAMDALESIPFEQRDAQANFLLGKAASALGLKKQAVAYLELAVQEDPEFLQAWVEMAYLFETQKDYVRAETIYDQILAQGQGGRDILIRLIALNLRLNNPDKALELVDIDDDGQFRLQAAHEFMQQEFFEQAGDILAELAARDEPPADIALYLALWAWEGYGDADRAIEYLERLPADSPRARQADSFRIQLLFGNNRREEALGLSWKSMETYPDDSHFVLQSSTILERMGRLDEALAVLASGEKQWPEDTDILFALGSMQDRAGNKVLALEYMERIIRLDSNHADALNYLGYTLADAGQDLDRALILIQGAVKIEPTNGYYIDSLAWVYYRMGNLDQAWIEIQRAVEQVEDDPVIWEHYAEIAERIGDRPKALQATERVWELKAESDPEKEPQVDPTQP, from the coding sequence ATGAAACATCCCTTCCTTTCAATTGCATTCGTCGTTGGAACCACGTCGACCCTGACACTTCTGATCGTCTTTGTCCTGCTCGGCGGTCCCATGGGGTGTGCCGCCCGCCAAAGGACGCCGAGCCCTGCGACGGCAGTCGACTGGGACCTCTCTCCCAGGGCGGAGCAGACCTTCCAGTACCTCAAATTTCTCGACCGTCAGAAGGCCCGGGACTACATACAGGCCACCTCGGCTTTGGAAAGGGCCCTGGCCATCGCCCCATCGCCCGGGCTATACAAGGAACTGGCCAACCTCCATTGGAGAGCCAGAAATATCGACGCTGCCCGCGATATCCTCAAGAAAGCCATGGGCATCTATCCCCATGACAGGGATTTCTATCTACTGCTGGCCCAGTCCTACATCGTTGTCGGCCGCCTGGATGACGCCGTGACCACCCTGGAGGACTGCCTGCGGATCGCCCCCGGAGACGTTGCTGTCGTCCTTGAGCTGGCCGCGGTCCAGATCGAAATCCGCCGATTCGCCCAAGCCATGGATGCCCTGGAGTCCATCCCCTTCGAACAGCGCGACGCCCAGGCCAACTTTCTCCTCGGCAAGGCCGCCTCGGCCCTCGGGCTCAAAAAGCAGGCCGTGGCCTATCTGGAGCTGGCCGTTCAGGAAGATCCGGAATTTCTTCAGGCCTGGGTCGAGATGGCCTATCTCTTCGAAACCCAGAAGGACTATGTCCGTGCCGAGACCATCTACGACCAGATTCTGGCCCAGGGTCAGGGCGGCCGTGACATCCTGATCCGGCTCATCGCCCTCAACCTGCGCCTGAACAATCCGGACAAGGCCCTTGAACTGGTCGACATTGACGACGACGGTCAGTTCAGACTCCAGGCGGCCCACGAATTCATGCAGCAAGAATTCTTCGAGCAGGCCGGCGACATCCTGGCCGAACTGGCCGCCCGAGACGAGCCCCCGGCGGACATCGCCCTCTACCTGGCCCTTTGGGCCTGGGAGGGATACGGGGACGCCGACCGGGCCATCGAATACCTGGAACGCCTCCCTGCCGACAGTCCCAGGGCCCGACAGGCCGATTCCTTCCGCATCCAGCTCCTCTTTGGCAACAATCGACGGGAAGAAGCCCTCGGTCTGTCCTGGAAATCGATGGAAACCTATCCTGATGACTCACATTTCGTTCTCCAATCCTCCACCATTCTCGAGCGGATGGGACGTCTGGACGAAGCCTTGGCCGTCCTGGCCTCGGGCGAGAAACAATGGCCCGAGGACACGGACATCCTCTTTGCCCTCGGCAGTATGCAGGACAGGGCCGGCAACAAGGTTCTGGCCCTCGAATACATGGAGCGTATCATCCGTCTGGATTCCAACCATGCCGACGCTCTGAACTATCTCGGCTACACTCTGGCCGATGCCGGGCAAGATCTCGACCGGGCATTGATCCTCATCCAGGGGGCCGTCAAGATCGAGCCCACCAACGGCTACTACATAGATTCCCTGGCCTGGGTCTACTACCGCATGGGCAATCTTGACCAGGCCTGGATCGAGATTCAGAGGGCCGTGGAACAGGTCGAGGACGACCCGGTCATCTGGGAACACTACGCCGAAATCGCCGAGCGAATCGGTGACAGGCCCAAGGCTCTCCAGGCCACCGAGCGCGTCTGGGAACTGAAGGCCGAAAGCGATCCGGAAAAGGAACCTCAAGTTGATCCGACCCAACCGTAA